DNA sequence from the Vicia villosa cultivar HV-30 ecotype Madison, WI linkage group LG3, Vvil1.0, whole genome shotgun sequence genome:
CGAATTTTCTTCTCTAAATCAAACAGTATTGCCTATGGTCTTAAATTGGGCCATCGAATGAAAGCAATTCAGAAGAGGCTAGATGACATTGCTAAAAATAAGCATGCACTGCAACTAACTGACCGCCCTATGGAGAATCGAATTGTATATAGGGAGCAGAGACAAACTTACTCTTTTGTGAGTAAAAATGAAGTTATTGGAAGAGAAGATGAAAAGAAACGTATTAAGCGTTATCTACTAGATATCTATGCAACCGATAATGTTTCTGTAATTCCCATAGTCGGGATTGGAGGATTAGGTAAGACCGCTCTTGCTCAACTGGTCTACAATGATAATGATGTTCATAAGCATTTTGAGCTAAAAATGTGGGCGTATGTTTCTGATGAATTCGATATAAAGAAAATAGCTCAGGAGATCATTGGAGAGGAAAAGAATAGTCTGATGGAGCAAGTGCAACAACAACTTAGAGACAAaattcgagggaagaagttttTGCTTGTGTTAGATGACATGTGGAACGAGGATCGTGAACTGTGGCTTAAATTGAAGAGCTTGTTCACGGAAGGAGGAAAAGGGAGTATGGTAATTGTTACAACGCGTAGTCAGACTGTGGCAAAAATAGCGGGCACACATCCGCCTCTTTTCTTAGAAGGTCTGGATTCCCAGAAATCTATGGAGCTGTTCTCTCGAGTGGCATTCGGCGAGTTAAAAGAACAAAATGATTTGGAATTGTTAGGTATAGGGAGGGACATTGTTAAAAAATGTGCTGGCATCCCTCTTGCTATCAGGACTATTGGAAGCCTTTTGTTTTCTCGAAATTTGGGAAGGAGTGATTGGCTATATTTCAAGGACGTTGAGTTTTCGAAGATAGATCAACACAGCGACAAAATATTTTCAATCCTTAAACTGAGTTATGACCATCTTCCCTCGTTTCTAAAAAAATGCTTTGCTTATTGTTCGTTGTTTCCAAAAGGTTTTGTGTTCGGAAAGAAGACTCTCATTCAGTTATGGGTAGCTGAGGGGTTCATTCAACAATCGAATGATGTTAGATTTGTAGAAGATGTTGGTCATGAGTACTTCATGAGTTTGCTGTCAATGTCCTTCTTTCAAGATGTCATTATAGACGAATGTGGCGGCATAAGTACTTGTAAAATGCATGACCTTATGCATGATCTTGCACGGTTAATAGCTGGGAATGAATATGTAGTGCTTGAAGGAGAAGAAGCAAATATTGTAAACCGAACGCGTTATTTGTCGTCTCCTACTTCATTACCGGTTGCACAGACATCATCATCTTCTTACAAGTTAAGAACATTTCTTTTGCATCCACAAATGAATGCAAGCAATTATATGCGTCAGTCATATTTTGTTTCCTTCTTAGGCCTAAAGTTGTTGCGTGTGTTAACACTTTGTGGATTGAATATTGCCGCAATCCCAAatagtattgaagagatgaagcaTTTAAGATATATTGATCTGTCACAGAATAATGTACTTCAAAATCTTCCGTCGGGCATTACCAACCTGCAGAACTTGCAAACTCTAAAACTTTCTCAATGTTCTGAGCTCaaattattaccaaaaaatttcaataaaagtCTCAGGCATCTTGAGTTGAATGGTTGTGTGAAATTGAGATGTATGCCACAAGGGATAGGACAGTTGAATAATCTTCAAACACTAACACTTTTTGTTCTGCACAAAACAAGTACAAATGTAAATGAGCTCGGCGAGCTAAATAACCTTCGAGGGAGATTAGAAATAAAATGCTTGGATTTCCTGAGAAAGAGCGCTGCAGAGATTGAATCGGCTAAGGTACTTCTTGAGAAGCGACACCTTCAACAATTGGAATTGCGGTGGAGGTATGATTATGATTTTAATATATCTTCACCACAGACGATTAGGGACGAATCATGGTTGGAAGATGAGATGATTCTAGAAGCCCTGCAGCCACACTGCTCACTTCAAAAACTAGTTATAGACGGATTTTGTGGCAAAAGGTTACCAGACTGGATATGGTCTCTCTCGTCGCTCATGGTTCTTGAGTTCCACAACTGCAATGGTTTGACATCACTACCCGAAGAAATGTGTAATCTTGTTTCTTTACAGAAACTTTGCATGTATAACTGCTTACCGTTGGAGGAAAGATGTGCAAGACCCTATGGCGAAGACTGGGAAAAAATATCTGGCATCCGTGAAGTTGTGATCCGTCCTGTGATACCATCGCTACTCAAGTATTTTACATGAGTCAAAGTCTTTCCGCAATCATGTAGTTGGTTCTGAATCTACTCTTTCATTTCAATCAACATTTTGACATTGGGATGATGGCGCAAATTTTCATGATTGCGGTAACTTTCTCTAGGCCTTCATGCCTAACTTTTAAATCTGATTGTAGCTGAAATCTTCCTCCACTGAAGCTGTGGCTATGCTCGATCGATTGTGATCTCTTCTTTCACCTAGAGGTTTTGGTTTTTTTACTGATTACTCATTCTATGTTATAGTTTGCTTCATCATGATGAATATAATTTGTTGAATATGAAAATCACAAATGTTAGGCTTCTTGCAAATGCTTGCTAATGATTTCAGTATTTCACTTTATGTGTTGTGCTTCTTTTAATACATTAGAAAACATTACAAATCTAGTTAGGGTGTTCAATGGATCAATCAATGTGAACACAATTACTTAAATAATGAACCAATATATTAATCATTTACCAACacaatcaaattttttttaattgaaaattttcTTAAACACTTATACCAAACACAATATTGTGTCCGGATAAAACTAGAATATTACAAATCACTGCACTAGCAGGAAGCACCTTTAAACAAAAAGCAAAACATACATGATACAAAAGGGAAAAAACACAACTTAACCATACATAAGGAAAAAAACAACTTGGCCACACATGTTACAAAAGgtacatataaaataaaacattgatATTAgaattgagagtgcttgaaatactataaggaaagtgttccgtacacgattctagcctcgattccattcggtttAAATTATTGTTCTCACAATCTTATAGTATTTTCAAATAATGGCTATTAAGGCTTCCGTTTCAAACATCATAAGATAAATTATTGTATCGTCGACACATTCTAAATGCAGGAAGAATCTAGCTTACGAATTCGAgtaagtttttattatttttcatttaatattgAAACATTATTGAATAGAAAATGAAGGTCTTGAAATGATATATTGGGTTCTATCATGAATATAGCGTTGTATATGTTTggttatattgattttttttttttaactactGCTCACATTATTTATTACATGGTATTAACTACTTTAAAGAGTATTTTGAAACATTTAATACTCGTTAGTAAAAggattatttatgattttaatattatttatcaatTTGTTTATCCTTTTGATATTCTCACAGTGGCTGTAGTTTCAACTTTGCTATGTCATGTAGAATTCTTTTTGAATCAATATATTAGAGTAGTTATTCTTTCTAAAGATGATTGGagttaaaaaaaactattgaaaTGGTGCTAATtgtatattttttgtgttttcttcttctttgaaatAATTGTGTCTAAATGGAATATATCTTCAATGGTTGTTTCTCAACAGAATATAATTTTTCTCAATCTATTATGTTCTAAAAATTGCAATgtctataaaaaaaaagaaaattcagTTTGAGAGATACCATCTGTTCTCTAAACAATGCGCTGCATCATCAACAacccttaaaatatatatatatatatatatatatatatatatatatatatatatatatatatatatatatatatatatatatatatatatatatatatatatatatatatattatatgctGTAGGAAATTGAAATAATATGGATATATACGTTGCGTAACGAAACGGTGTCCCCAAGCAGTGTAGTGTAACGAAacagtacatatatatatatatacatactaaCTTTGCATAAACCTGTTAGTTTATTTATCCTTCTTAAAAGATGTTttagtatatgtatatatatgcataaaatatatattgttcTAGTCTTAATAATTATATCTCTCaaattatagttttttatttGAGTATAAAGATATAGTAACAGTACATAATGTTAGAATTgtttaaaatgataaattaaattttttgaaacaTTTATATGGAAGAGACATGAGCATATTAACTTATTAATTTGAAATTATCATCAAAATAGAAATGGTTAATTCATTACTGTGTATGATTTTAAATCTTGtaaatgaattttgatttggatgctACGTGAATAATATTTTGTGAAACTTATTATTATAAGACATATAAAGATCATTCAAATATGATTCATAACGAGATGTAGAATTTTGAGAACCTTATCGTGGAGGATAAGGAATTTGAGATTCCTACATTTGAAGAACCTCGTGAGAAAGGTTATCCACAATTATTAAAACACAAACCGAAAGTTCGTCGATGATGGTTGAAAAACAACTCGAACTTAGGTTAAGAAAGAGAGTTCAAAAGACTCAGGATCTAAGACCGAACAAAATAAATTCTCGACTTATTTCTTCAAGTAGAAGGAAATAATGAGAATTTTGTTCTTAAGATTCCAATTATTCTTCAAGTAGGAAGATGATTCTAAGATTCATAATGAAGTAGTAACTTCAATGGAACCCTCCTTTTGGAAGGATGGTATCCAAGATGAAATAAATTCAATAATGTCAAACTATACTTGGAACCTGTCGATCTACTTAAAAGATCAAGATCCATTGGATGCAAATGAATGTTTAGAAGAAAGTATCATAAAGATGGTACACTAAACACCTACAAGTCTAGATTAATAGCCAAGTGTTTAGACAAAAGgaatgtgttaattatttaaacaCATATGCACTAGTAGCAAGGACGGCAACAATTAGAGTATTGTTTGCATTAGTTTTGCATGAACTTATAGTTCATCAAAAGGGTGTCAAAATGACATTCCTAaaatggagatctcgatgaggagatttacatggagaaaTCAGAAGGTTATATACTTCCTGTTAATGAACAAATAGTGTACAAGCTTGttaaatccttgtatggattaaaacaagcaccgaaacaatgacaataaaagtttgactttgtcattgAAAGATTCTCCGATTAAGGAGGAGTTAGAGGGAGAATTTTTaatcttatcaaaacaagaattcaaagagtttgtcatcatcaaaaagggggagattgtgaagaatatatcttatatatagttttgataaagacaaaggttatcaaagaagaaaaaggatcaaaagTTTCATGCACGTCAATgatgaagttgatcaagaaggttgaacatagaaaTTCAAGTGAATATTTGAGACAAGAGAAtataactaaggtactcattgcaattcataatatttattttaaattgctcataattttatctctcacttcatctaaaaaccttcttgcatcatcatgcatgattatctaaaaagCTTCTTCATCCAATTCTTGTGATAAGTGTTTGTACACGAAGTTGTGtaagaatattgtgatattcctttgtctctatgttgattacatgttgatcattagcaacgagatgaatgaaatcttagaaacaaagaggtttctagcttccacattcaagatgaaaaatcttgaaatagtggacactattttcgatcaaagtaaagcgaaagagtgggggttgagaaaaccacattcaagatgaaagatcttgaactagttgacactcttttggagatcaaagtaatgcaaaaatagtgggggttatgaacttagtcaaagacactttgagaaagttcttgataagttcaaactatcacgtttcaagaaagtgaatattcaatttgatcttagtgtcaaaatgatgatggaagagATGTGGCTTTATTAGAATACGCAAGTGAAATTCGTGTTCTAATGTAATGTACTAGACCTGACATAGCATTTGCacttagtaaatgagtagatttactagaaatccaaatggtgagcattggaaggccatcacaaggattttgatCATCTTTTAAAAGCCAAAATCTTGACCTCCGTTATGGTAAGTTTCCTGCATAtaagaaggatataccaatatgagttggatatcgagtgttggagatcatatatttacactagttggggATGAGATTTCTTGGAAGATCAAGAAACAAATATGCAACACACTCTTGACCATGGATCCATAGTATGTGGATCTCGCTTCCACTGGTCAAGAAGTTGAATGGTTGaaggaccttctgttggaagttccattggctaaagacaatttttcaaaggtgttaacacaatgtgaTAGTCAAACCAATTTATCAAGAGAATTCAGATATGTGTAAAATGAAAAGTctgggcactgaggccttagacattctttcgtgagaaaattgattagaGATGTAATCATCTCATTCacatatatacgatcgatctataattttGAATAAATCATTTACTAAACTACTGGCCAGGGATTTAGTAAAGATAACCTCAAGAGgtgtgaggttgaaactccttgaataagtgttccaacaatgatagcaacccaatctgaagttaatacatcttaacctaagattcaatgggtaacaacaagtcgttgatttggaagatggtgcaacattttgtgacaatgttgactattacataattgagggttgagtttttttagaaactcttaatgaagttctatatcgaggaggatatgtatctcaagaaatagagacaaactgaacttcacctatatgaatttcaagatggtgccgtcttaaagtgagagttggagtttctctcataaaaaattcatgaaaacaggaaaaacacatggccataaatagtgctaggcgagatatgtaggcgaagaacctttaaagagtgtgtgtatagtaacgccggtctgatcacatgggataacggttcaaagcatagctacctaacatTCCAATTAggctttgcgttgtctttactaaggtttagttcaaatcgaaagatacctaactgtattaacactcttttgttttttatattctGGAATTGGACTTGTCactattagaacaagtgggggattgttgtaaattattaataataattaataatatgagagtgttccaaaatgacaaggaaaatatgttAGTTTTGAATTCGAAAGTtgacaacacttcatgaagtgttgcagaatgaaaaCATACAACTCTTGGCCAAACTTTGTAACTTTTGGTAAGAGAGATTGTTTCACCAatggtcgctaccttgtgaaacaataccaatgtggcctataaataattcattccgaattcagaaaataacaatcacaaaaatacaaatcctctagaataattccagagcactcttcgctacattcgagttttcgccggtcttgcgcaaactcgagaaggctgaattatcctgggtattcctgcgtagaaactccaagacaaattgggagtgcttgaaatactataaggaaagtgttccgtacacgattctagcctcgattccatttgacttgaattaattttctaacatttGTCACATACAAATGTGACTTCTTGTGTGGCGGCTTATGCCTCGGTGGCTCTTTTCGTGGCGATTTTTGCACCGATGGCTCCTTCTGCGGTGGTTTATGCACCGGGGTCTCTTTCTGTGGTGGCTTATTCACCGGTGGCCCGTTCACCGGTGGTTAATAAACTTGATTAAGGTGATATTGAGAAAGTCCTTGAGGAACAAGGATAAGAGTAGCAAGAAAGAAAACTAGTGAGGACATGAAAATGGAAGCCATTACAAGTAGTGAATTTGGTTAGTGTGCATAAGGTATAGAGAATAACAAGGTTTTATAGGGGCCTCAATGAAAGTGGAAGGTATCAATTGAAGTTTAAAAAAGTTTATATGGATCATGTTTCAATTCTAGTGGTTTAATTTTGTACCATTTAgatgaataaattttttatttaaaagaatgaGATTGTTTGTTTCATAATAACGatgatttatattaaaatatgtgtAAATAATTTATGTAACTAATTTAACTACTATTACAAAATCAATGAActctaataatttatttaatagcaAAGTAAAaagtatttattaaaataaaattgaaaaaaacaaaGACTTATAAGGAAGATACTAAAGTTGTTAATAGTACTAGAAGGggtttggatcctctccttcaacaTTTTCTCTACAATCCTCTCCTTCACATtatgtctctatctctctctaacattttctccttcttattttatttatcattttttttaattctttctaTACAATTGCATGTGTTTTTGTTGAAGGAGAGGGATGGATGgaaggagaggatccattgtGGTACTAGAAGTGTGCATGAATTATAACTCTTCGCaattttttcaataatttattGTAAGTGCTTTTCTTCACCTAAAAAAttgtttttccattttttttactCTTTTGTTTCTAATTTGTTCATCTTAACATTCAATGACAGCATGTCATCACCTGCTTAGttcctttttattttgacaaTAAATTCAAGAGTTCATACAATCACTAATCCACAATAGTGCTAAGAAAAATAAACTCCTATTTGGATCTTGACTTCTATACATCGTAATATCAAACTCTTCTGTGTAACCTTTACCATTCACACTTCTTGAATGTTCAAGCTTGACCAATTTGGTTACAATAGTTGTGTGTGACAATCACCCCATGACTCTACTGATTTCTTGAGTGATAAACTGTATGAATATTTGAGAAAAACTTTGCCTTGTCCGTAGCCTTCCACACAGTCATTACATAGGACAGTTGGAGAGAAAAACCTTCTTCTTGTCACTAGAATTTGTCAGAACCAATGACAACAACCTAAATTCTGTAAGCTTCCTAaaaatctcaatcaaatcttCTAGAACGATTAGTTTCTAGATGGCGTTTTCCTCAATCAATTACAAATCTCTCATGATCAAGATCTGAAATCAAAAttagattttgaagaagaaagaaTTTTATTTGCAAGAGTTTTTTAACTTTCAAAAGTGAGAGGGGGTTGGTTTTACAAATTCACAATCTAGATTATAACTTAGTTTAAAAGTTGTGTATTGGTAATGAGATGATAAAATCATTTTATATGTGCTTGAGATTAAAcacaaaaatggatgaaaaaagTTAGTTAGATTCGAGTCAATAGCATTTCATGATAAAGTCAAATGATGAGTGGCTCGAGTCACAAACAAGAAACTCCAATTTTCaagtttttaaaaatagtttgaGATTTCACTTCACTCATTACTTGAATTGATATCACCTATGGTTCTTATTTTATTAACTCAAGCAATTGACTTTAACCATCATGATCAAATCTCAAATATAACAattgatttatgcatgtttaaaacAAATCGATTCATACTTGATAAACAGATGTGCAATCATGAAAGAGACTTAATAGTCAATAATGTAAGACCCATCTAAACCCCTAGAAATTTTTGCgagtaaataataaaaattcaatcacaaatcaccaacaaacaagggtgtcacatcattatacaaaacatcataataaaaCATCCTGCACCGCAACAcggtttttcaaaattatttatgaCAAATACCAcattaataacaacaataacactTTAACTACTCGCAATAgaattcatagtctcaaaaatcaCTTCATTTACTTCATTAACATCAAAATATTTTTGGTCAATATCAAAAGAAATCATCGAATGTATTCAACATAGTAAGACTCATAAAATAGGTTTATCAGAACAATTGAACTTTAACTCAAGCGTTTCACACCCGATGTTATGATACCAGAGCAAGACCTCTAACAATAACAGAAATAAATGAATAACTCCAAGCTATCCTCAAACTTCTACGAGCTATTCTTAATTACCTGCAAGTTACCCACATATAGAGGTAACATTTCCAAGCAGTAAGAGTGAGTAATCACAAATCATTACAAAAGGTATAAGGAATAAATATAGTAATTACACAAAAATTATCAAAGATTCCACATATCATTACACTTCACATATATACTCACATTTTCACATCATTAATTCATCCACAACATCATCATGTCATCAAATTAACAATCTTCCCCAAGACATCATTAATTCACACATCATCAAAGCATTACATAATCAATCATTATGAAATGTCACAAAGAATGCAATGCAACATCATTCACCttctgttagctggagatttcgacaaGGTGGTTATGTTCTTTAAAGTTATATATCTCGAAGAAAGAATGGCTTTAAAGAGCTATTTGTAAAAGGTCTTTTATGTCAGAACTATTTCTTAAGTCGAGATAAggcatgaatttattatcttcAAAATCGAAGAAATAAAAGACTTAGAATATTCTGATATATTTTGAAAACTTATAAAGATAGGTTTTTCTGCGTTGAAGAGTTTCGAGCGGGattatttaaatttcaaagtgATTCTTTTGAATCAGAAGGACACGTGGAAACTCCAGGGATTCAAAACGCATGCAATCACACAACGTGGCATCTCATTAGAGtaagaccgttagggtcaaattattataaatagggATCTCAGTGGTAAGATTCAGGTGTGTTTAATTTGTACAAAGTTACTAAAAAACTACTCAAGTACCAAGCGAAAGAGAAATAGTTTTCATTGAGAATGTACGTATGGCAACAACATTGTCTTTAATTTCGTTTCATTTAGCAATAAAAGTTCCTTTAAAGCATTCAATTTcgaattcatttacatttcagtAACATTACTTAGATTCATTTTCTTGTCATATATTTCTATTTCTTCTAAGATTTTACATTCAAGTCTTCTTACTTTACAATCTGCATTCGAAATCATTATTACTTAGAGTCATAAGTATTTATAAAAATACCCAAGACAATTACCAAACAAAGTTATAGATTCAATCAATAATATGGAAGGCtttagacacatgtcctaggatcaatttaGTCGATCTTGTAAGTTACCAAATTATcaagtttggaagactagcggttgtttgtcagaaatcactggtaaacacGTTCATGTTATGGGACTGATCCGACTCGaagcatgtggtaccaatagagCATAAGCTCTCTCTATAGTGCCAATTTAGGCAGCAACATGGCATAAGCCCTCAATGATTCACCAATCCGGGCCAATAACAGGGCATAAGTCCTCaacaatgtatgcatgcaactCTAACATACAACGTCATAATTATGCAACTAGAGGGCGTAAGCCCTCAACATTATACCATTCCAggaaaacaacaacatcattgtaACGACATCAATTCATCATAAAAATCATACATCATATTACATCAATGCATAATCACATCACTTCATCATACAAAGCATACATCATGTTACATCAATGCATAAGCATATCACTTCATCTTAGCACAATTATTGGAAAAATATATCATTTGGTTCATTTTATTTTACCAAAGTGTAGTATATtgcattagctttctaacgcttcgaacgaagCATCAAACGGAATTACGGTTCAAACGTTATGTCCAAACAATTTCGC
Encoded proteins:
- the LOC131593292 gene encoding putative disease resistance protein RGA4, yielding MEALAVTVLQKLGSSAYKELWIVWNLKKDIEKMKNTVSMIKSVLLDAEIKANNHQVRNWLEELKDVLYDADDLLDDFSIEALRRKTMSGNKKVRIFFSKSNSIAYGLKLGHRMKAIQKRLDDIAKNKHALQLTDRPMENRIVYREQRQTYSFVSKNEVIGREDEKKRIKRYLLDIYATDNVSVIPIVGIGGLGKTALAQLVYNDNDVHKHFELKMWAYVSDEFDIKKIAQEIIGEEKNSLMEQVQQQLRDKIRGKKFLLVLDDMWNEDRELWLKLKSLFTEGGKGSMVIVTTRSQTVAKIAGTHPPLFLEGLDSQKSMELFSRVAFGELKEQNDLELLGIGRDIVKKCAGIPLAIRTIGSLLFSRNLGRSDWLYFKDVEFSKIDQHSDKIFSILKLSYDHLPSFLKKCFAYCSLFPKGFVFGKKTLIQLWVAEGFIQQSNDVRFVEDVGHEYFMSLLSMSFFQDVIIDECGGISTCKMHDLMHDLARLIAGNEYVVLEGEEANIVNRTRYLSSPTSLPVAQTSSSSYKLRTFLLHPQMNASNYMRQSYFVSFLGLKLLRVLTLCGLNIAAIPNSIEEMKHLRYIDLSQNNVLQNLPSGITNLQNLQTLKLSQCSELKLLPKNFNKSLRHLELNGCVKLRCMPQGIGQLNNLQTLTLFVLHKTSTNVNELGELNNLRGRLEIKCLDFLRKSAAEIESAKVLLEKRHLQQLELRWRYDYDFNISSPQTIRDESWLEDEMILEALQPHCSLQKLVIDGFCGKRLPDWIWSLSSLMVLEFHNCNGLTSLPEEMCNLVSLQKLCMYNCLPLEERCARPYGEDWEKISGIREVVIRPVIPSLLKYFT